In Comamonas koreensis, the genomic stretch TGCGACATCTATGTGAACGACGCCTTTGGCACGGCCCACCGCGCCGAATGCACGACCTACGGCATTGCCGAGTACGCCAAGATCGCCTGCGCCGGCCCGCTGCTGTCGGCCGAGATCGATGCCATCACCAAGGCACTGGCCGCGCCGGCGCGTCCGCTGGTCGCCATCGTCGCGGGCTCCAAGGTCTCGACCAAGCTGACCATCCTGCAGGCGCTGTCCAGCAAGGTAGACCAGCTGATCGTCGGCGGCGGCATTGCCAACACCTTCATGCTGGCGGCAGGCCTGAACATCGGCAAGTCGCTGGCCGAGGCCGACCTGGTGGGTGACGCCAAGGCCGTGATCGATGCCATGGCCGCACGCGGCGCCGATGTGCCGATTCCGACCGATGTGGTGGTGGCCAAGACCTTTGCGGCCGACGCAGAGGCGACCATCAAGCGCGCCACCGACGTGGCCGATGACGACCTGATCCTCGATATCGGCCCCGAGACGGCCGCCCGCCTGGCCGAGCAGCTCAAGAAGGCCGGCACCATCGTCTGGAACGGCCCGGTGGGCGTGTTCGAGTTCGATGCGTTTGCGCATGGCACCGAAACCCTGGCCCAGGCCATTGCCCAGTCGCCCGCCTTCAGCATTGCCGGTGGCGGTGATACCTTGGCCGCCATTGCCAAGTACGGCATCGAGGACAAGATTGGTTATATCTCCACTGGCGGCGGTGCCTTTTTGGAAGTATTGGAAGGCAAGACCTTGCCAGCTTTCGAGATTCTGCAAAAACGCGCGGCAGGCTGAGCTTATTCAGTGGACAAATGGCGTTTCTAAAGTGTGAGCAAAAACAACAAAATGCGTGGCTCTGCTCGCACTTTGGATCGTTTCACTTGTCTTGGTAGCACCACATCTACAACAATGGATGCAAGCCTGGGCGGGTGTTGGCCCGTCGGCTATCTAATTCCGAGGAGGGAAACATGGCTTTGAAAAAGACCATCGGAGCGGCGGCGCTGGCAAGCGCCGTGCTTGCGTTGACGGGTTGCGCGGTAGAGGCGCCCGTTCCATACGGCGCCAACTATGCGCAACCAACCCAGATGAAGGTCCGCGCAGCGGGCCACTGGGACCTGATGGCCAGCGAAGTGGTGGCCGACACGCTGGCGACGCTGGAGCGCAATGGTCTGAACGCCAAGACGCCTTTGTATGTGGCCCTGCCACAGAACGCCAGCGCCTTTGACAGCGTGTTCCACGACCTGGTCGTGACCAAGCTGGTGCAGCATGGCGCATCGGTCTACACCACCCCCGGCCAGCAGCTCGAAGTGAGCTACGACGCCAAGGTCGTGCACCACAACCTGCAGCAAGCGGGCAACTGGGCCTATGAAGGCGACAACGGCCAGGTCGTCGCTGGCGTGAGCCCGACCATCGGCACCGACTACCAGGCCGCCACCATCGCAGGCGCCCCGGCATACTCCGAAGTGCTGCTGACCACCACGGTGCTGCGCCAGGGCCAGTAT encodes the following:
- a CDS encoding phosphoglycerate kinase, yielding MNILRFSDLCAQGKVQGQRVFIRSDLNVPLNDAGEITEDTRVRASVPAIEMALKAGAAVMVTSHLGRPTEGAFQPEDSLAPVAQRLAQLLGREVPLIADWVDGVTVAPGQVVMLENCRSNVGEKKNLPALAQKLAQLCDIYVNDAFGTAHRAECTTYGIAEYAKIACAGPLLSAEIDAITKALAAPARPLVAIVAGSKVSTKLTILQALSSKVDQLIVGGGIANTFMLAAGLNIGKSLAEADLVGDAKAVIDAMAARGADVPIPTDVVVAKTFAADAEATIKRATDVADDDLILDIGPETAARLAEQLKKAGTIVWNGPVGVFEFDAFAHGTETLAQAIAQSPAFSIAGGGDTLAAIAKYGIEDKIGYISTGGGAFLEVLEGKTLPAFEILQKRAAG